One segment of Pontibacter akesuensis DNA contains the following:
- a CDS encoding energy transducer TonB — MKRKISFLFLLFAVATLTASAQTIDKQTPQEEKVWTPTKTPPVAEYYEGGVEAMYKAINKELTYPTLAKRNRVQGESIISFTINPDGSTDNFKVLRQPGAGTGDEALRVARLLKFKAPGYAVNGSIPIMFKL; from the coding sequence ATGAAGAGAAAAATCTCATTTTTGTTTCTTTTATTTGCCGTCGCTACCCTAACGGCAAGCGCCCAGACCATCGACAAGCAGACACCGCAGGAAGAAAAGGTGTGGACTCCAACCAAAACACCTCCGGTAGCGGAGTATTACGAGGGCGGCGTGGAGGCCATGTATAAAGCCATCAACAAGGAGCTTACGTACCCTACGCTGGCAAAGCGCAATCGGGTGCAGGGCGAGTCCATTATCTCGTTCACTATAAACCCCGACGGCTCTACCGACAACTTTAAGGTCCTGCGCCAGCCAGGGGCCGGAACAGGAGACGAGGCGCTGCGCGTGGCACGACTGCTGAAATTCAAAGCCCCGGGTTATGCTGTGAATGGCAGCATCCCAATTATGTTTAAATTATAA
- a CDS encoding DUF5606 family protein, with protein sequence MPIDLRQVAAVSGQSGLYRVVKPTRTGVILESLEENPKTMVAQARHRMSLLDEISIYTTDEEGTVPLAEVFDLVHQKYGDELPLSEKPDNEEYKEFMASVLPTYDDDRVYVSDMKKLAAWYHIVNKHVGFTEEAAAAGSEDAKGSETSEEASEKDAK encoded by the coding sequence ATGCCTATCGATTTAAGACAAGTTGCAGCCGTATCTGGCCAGTCAGGCCTGTACCGTGTGGTAAAACCAACACGCACTGGTGTAATTTTAGAGAGCCTTGAGGAGAACCCGAAAACGATGGTAGCGCAGGCCCGCCACCGTATGTCGCTGCTCGACGAGATCTCTATCTATACAACCGATGAGGAAGGCACTGTGCCACTTGCCGAAGTTTTTGACCTGGTACACCAGAAGTATGGCGACGAGCTGCCACTAAGCGAGAAGCCCGACAACGAGGAGTACAAGGAGTTTATGGCAAGCGTGCTTCCAACCTACGATGACGACCGCGTGTATGTGTCAGACATGAAGAAGCTGGCCGCCTGGTACCACATCGTAAACAAGCATGTTGGCTTCACAGAAGAAGCTGCAGCAGCTGGATCGGAGGACGCAAAAGGCTCTGAAACATCCGAAGAGGCCTCAGAAAAAGACGCTAAATAA
- the porT gene encoding type IX secretion/gliding motility protein PorT/SprT: MAFTHIWNKLHLHRQKVALCLLAVLLLLGNTTQAQQRDKALNKPGYDDRPVHYGFYLAVPLTKYNLQHSQAYVDQIRSVDPNISVRTKTDIGFYTGLVLNVRLAQYLDARFVPGVGFYGRTIEFRNIEVPNQETEDLMIETIANTMVELPLLLKYKSKRRSNFRPYLVAGVKPSIDLGKGNSGASGAMLLEVEQYDLALEYGIGLDVFYPYFKFAPELRFSHGLINQHKPVEGSQYSAYIQKLTNHNVSLILFFE, from the coding sequence ATGGCATTCACTCACATTTGGAATAAGCTCCATCTACACAGGCAAAAAGTAGCCCTTTGCCTACTGGCCGTACTCCTGTTGCTTGGCAACACTACGCAGGCGCAGCAAAGAGACAAAGCCCTTAACAAGCCTGGCTACGACGATCGCCCGGTGCACTATGGCTTTTACCTGGCTGTTCCCCTCACCAAGTATAACCTGCAGCATTCGCAGGCTTATGTGGACCAGATAAGAAGCGTAGACCCTAATATCTCGGTTCGGACTAAAACAGATATAGGGTTTTATACCGGCTTGGTGTTGAACGTACGCCTGGCGCAGTACCTGGATGCTCGTTTTGTACCGGGTGTGGGTTTTTACGGCCGTACCATCGAGTTCAGAAACATAGAGGTGCCCAACCAGGAAACAGAGGACCTGATGATCGAGACGATTGCAAACACAATGGTTGAGCTACCGCTGCTGCTGAAGTATAAATCAAAGCGCCGCTCTAACTTCAGGCCATACTTAGTGGCCGGTGTAAAGCCAAGTATAGATCTGGGCAAAGGCAATAGCGGTGCGAGTGGCGCCATGTTGCTGGAAGTGGAACAGTATGACCTGGCGCTGGAATACGGAATAGGGCTTGATGTTTTTTACCCATACTTCAAGTTCGCGCCGGAACTGCGTTTCTCGCATGGCTTGATTAACCAGCACAAGCCGGTGGAGGGCAGCCAGTACAGCGCCTACATCCAAAAACTGACCAACCACAACGTTTCACTCATCCTTTTCTTTGAATAA
- the fbp gene encoding class 1 fructose-bisphosphatase, translating into MNDKLALPVGTTLDRFIMRKQEEFSYATGELSQLLRDIALAAKIVNREINRAGLLDVTGAYGQQNVQGEDQQKLDVIANIRFIRALRNGGEVCTIISEEEDDIIQTGNHKGKYIVAIDPLDGSSNIDVNVSIGTIFSIYRRVSEQGGNGTMEDCLQEGTRQVGAGYVIYGSSTMLVYTTGHGVNGFTYDPSLGEFFLSHPNITSPKTGSIYSINEGSAASFPEGLKQYVNYCKESGYSARYIGSLVADFHRNLLKGGIYIYPATAKAPKGKLRLMYECNAMAFIVEQAGGKATNGSQRILEIKPTELHERCPLYIGSTEMVDQVEEYLKAEVEVN; encoded by the coding sequence ATGAATGACAAACTTGCGCTACCTGTAGGCACTACGCTGGACAGGTTCATCATGAGAAAACAGGAAGAGTTTTCTTATGCCACAGGAGAGCTGTCGCAGCTGCTCCGCGACATTGCACTGGCGGCCAAAATCGTTAACCGCGAGATAAACCGTGCTGGCTTGCTGGACGTTACCGGGGCTTACGGCCAACAGAACGTGCAGGGAGAAGACCAGCAGAAACTCGACGTGATCGCCAACATCCGCTTTATCCGTGCCCTCCGCAACGGGGGCGAGGTTTGCACCATCATCTCGGAAGAAGAGGACGACATCATCCAAACCGGTAACCACAAAGGCAAGTACATTGTGGCCATCGACCCGCTGGACGGCTCTTCCAACATCGACGTGAACGTGTCGATCGGAACAATTTTCTCGATTTACCGCCGTGTTTCTGAGCAGGGTGGTAACGGCACCATGGAAGACTGCCTGCAGGAAGGTACGCGCCAGGTCGGTGCCGGTTATGTAATTTACGGTTCCTCTACCATGCTGGTGTACACCACAGGCCATGGCGTGAACGGTTTTACGTATGATCCGTCGCTCGGCGAGTTCTTTTTATCGCACCCCAACATCACCTCCCCGAAAACAGGTTCTATCTATTCCATCAACGAAGGAAGTGCAGCCTCTTTTCCTGAGGGCCTGAAACAGTACGTGAATTACTGCAAAGAAAGCGGTTACTCTGCCCGTTACATCGGATCTTTAGTAGCTGATTTTCACCGCAACCTGCTGAAAGGCGGTATTTATATTTACCCGGCAACGGCAAAGGCACCAAAAGGCAAGCTCCGCCTGATGTACGAGTGCAATGCCATGGCCTTTATTGTAGAGCAGGCTGGCGGCAAAGCCACAAACGGCTCCCAGCGAATCCTGGAAATCAAACCAACCGAACTGCACGAGCGTTGCCCGCTTTACATTGGCTCCACCGAGATGGTAGACCAGGTAGAGGAGTACCTGAAGGCAGAAGTAGAAGTAAATTAA
- a CDS encoding OmpA family protein encodes MNHLAKSFSRVSLLLAMVCLLASTSASAQSTRKLLRTGNKLFDKENYRAAIPYYEQVLAQDPDNAKALYFAGISYMTFDKEKAADYLYRAQKLKPNVDRDLEYWLGRVDHINYRFDEAIAHYQNYQKEIPNRNYGLKEEVAQLIQYSKNAKREVANPKDVFVKNLGGTVNTAYSEHSPVISSDYNYLLYTSRGEKSTGGKEARDGEFYEDIFETTRIGEDEWAQTRIVPGNLNSAGHDASIQLFDNDTKLLLYQSVNNGDIMVSERQPDGSWGTPTSISDKVNTRDFESDAYITPDGQTLFYSTSHYSENGDLDIYTIKRNANGTWGNPRSLGNTINTPFDDDSPYLSSDGTLYFSSRGNNSMGGYDIFAAKYDSVARRWSRPVNLGSPINTPDDDTYYRLAPDGSYAYLSSYRIGGYGEKDIYTINYIRNATVRGQVFTQADSIAIPGIELVFNGLQADKRPITYRDVTKPDSATYNVQVLSGRNYQVQLSLDGRVLETQEFEVPVVLNDTSTITKNFYINFVDSTGVLARNTNASSYNMKPVYFDTDEYKLTPEAIQELDRIAEIMKANPTLNISIEGHTDSRASDSYNMTLGQNRADAAYDYLMTKGISAKRLVTASFGESRPVVPNTSEENMQLNRRTEFKVVPRQGETQKSIQ; translated from the coding sequence ATGAATCATTTAGCCAAATCGTTCTCACGGGTTTCTCTGTTGCTGGCGATGGTGTGCCTTCTGGCCTCCACAAGTGCCTCGGCGCAAAGCACCAGAAAGCTTTTGCGAACAGGAAACAAGTTATTCGACAAAGAAAACTATCGTGCAGCAATCCCTTATTACGAGCAGGTGCTTGCACAGGACCCCGACAATGCGAAGGCGCTTTACTTTGCCGGTATCAGCTACATGACCTTCGACAAAGAGAAGGCCGCTGACTACCTGTACCGCGCTCAGAAGCTAAAGCCTAACGTAGACCGTGACCTGGAATACTGGTTGGGCCGTGTAGACCACATCAACTACCGATTTGACGAGGCCATTGCGCACTACCAGAACTACCAGAAGGAGATTCCGAACCGCAACTACGGCCTGAAAGAGGAAGTAGCCCAGTTGATTCAGTACTCCAAAAACGCAAAGCGTGAGGTAGCCAACCCGAAAGACGTGTTTGTGAAAAACCTGGGTGGTACCGTGAACACGGCGTACTCAGAGCACAGCCCTGTTATCTCGTCTGATTACAACTACCTGCTTTATACTTCCCGTGGAGAGAAATCGACAGGTGGCAAGGAAGCGCGTGACGGTGAGTTCTACGAGGATATCTTTGAGACAACCCGCATTGGCGAAGATGAGTGGGCGCAGACCCGCATTGTGCCAGGCAACCTGAACAGCGCCGGACACGATGCCTCTATCCAGCTTTTCGACAACGACACAAAACTGTTGCTATACCAGTCTGTCAACAACGGCGACATCATGGTGTCTGAGCGCCAGCCTGACGGTAGCTGGGGAACACCTACCAGCATCAGCGACAAAGTAAATACACGTGACTTCGAATCTGACGCGTACATTACGCCAGATGGGCAGACGCTGTTCTACTCTACCAGCCACTACTCTGAAAACGGTGACCTGGATATTTACACGATCAAGCGCAACGCGAACGGTACCTGGGGCAACCCAAGAAGCCTGGGCAACACCATCAACACACCATTCGACGATGACAGCCCGTACCTTTCAAGCGATGGAACACTTTACTTCTCATCGCGCGGTAACAACAGCATGGGTGGCTACGATATTTTTGCTGCCAAGTATGACTCAGTTGCCCGCCGCTGGTCGCGCCCTGTAAACCTGGGTTCGCCTATCAACACGCCGGACGATGACACGTACTACCGCCTTGCTCCGGACGGAAGCTACGCTTACCTGTCTTCTTACCGCATTGGCGGTTACGGCGAAAAGGATATCTATACCATCAACTACATCAGGAACGCAACTGTTAGAGGCCAGGTGTTCACACAGGCGGATAGCATTGCCATACCGGGTATCGAGCTGGTGTTTAACGGCCTGCAGGCTGACAAGCGCCCAATTACTTACCGCGATGTAACCAAGCCTGACTCTGCCACTTACAACGTGCAGGTGCTGTCTGGCCGTAACTACCAGGTGCAGCTGTCGTTGGATGGCCGTGTGCTGGAAACGCAGGAGTTTGAGGTACCGGTGGTACTGAACGACACAAGCACGATCACCAAGAACTTCTACATCAACTTTGTTGACTCTACCGGTGTGCTTGCCAGAAACACAAATGCTTCTTCTTACAACATGAAGCCTGTGTATTTCGATACAGACGAGTACAAGCTGACGCCAGAGGCCATCCAGGAGCTGGACAGAATTGCTGAGATCATGAAAGCCAATCCAACGCTGAACATCAGCATTGAAGGCCACACTGACTCACGCGCCTCTGATTCCTACAACATGACCTTGGGCCAGAACCGTGCGGATGCAGCATATGACTACCTGATGACGAAGGGCATTTCAGCGAAGCGCCTGGTAACGGCTTCGTTTGGCGAAAGCAGACCTGTAGTGCCAAACACATCAGAGGAGAACATGCAGCTTAACCGTAGAACAGAGTTCAAAGTGGTTCCACGCCAGGGCGAGACCCAGAAAAGCATACAGTAG
- a CDS encoding tRNA pseudouridine synthase A, whose protein sequence is MRYFFHIGYSGTNYSGWQRHPYGLGVQQVLETSIKQVLKVPVNLVGCGRTDAGVHASQFFFHLDLEQEWAYDLLFRLNKVLPPDIAIFDIIPMEGLPHARFDATHRSYDYFIHTYKDPFLNDSSTLYLEPNLHLDKMKEATALLLKYTDYRAFCKTPAQHDNTICHITEAGWFADAQGGKLRFHISANRFVRRMIRLVVGKLLKVGSGTLSVAEFESYLATLQPPDAFSVAHPQGLYLSKVTYPYLDLPAKAGFATAFQSQGCSYWQAV, encoded by the coding sequence TTGAGATATTTCTTTCATATAGGGTACAGCGGCACCAACTACAGCGGCTGGCAACGGCATCCGTACGGGCTGGGGGTGCAGCAGGTGCTGGAGACAAGTATAAAGCAGGTGCTGAAGGTGCCGGTGAACCTGGTAGGCTGTGGGCGCACAGACGCCGGGGTGCATGCCAGCCAGTTCTTTTTTCACCTCGACCTGGAGCAGGAATGGGCGTACGACCTGCTGTTCAGGCTGAACAAAGTGCTGCCGCCCGACATTGCCATCTTCGATATTATTCCGATGGAAGGGCTGCCGCACGCCCGCTTCGATGCCACCCACCGCAGCTACGACTACTTCATCCACACCTACAAAGACCCGTTCCTGAACGACAGCAGCACGCTTTACCTGGAGCCCAACCTGCACCTGGATAAAATGAAGGAGGCGACGGCGCTGCTCCTGAAGTATACCGACTACAGGGCTTTCTGCAAAACACCGGCCCAGCACGATAACACCATCTGCCACATCACCGAAGCCGGGTGGTTTGCCGATGCACAGGGCGGCAAGCTGCGTTTTCATATTTCGGCAAACAGGTTCGTGCGCCGGATGATACGGCTGGTGGTGGGAAAGCTGCTGAAAGTCGGATCTGGCACCTTGAGTGTAGCAGAGTTTGAGAGTTATCTGGCCACCCTGCAGCCGCCGGACGCTTTTTCTGTTGCGCACCCGCAGGGTCTCTATCTCTCTAAGGTTACTTATCCGTACCTGGACCTGCCCGCTAAAGCAGGATTCGCCACGGCCTTCCAGAGCCAGGGCTGCAGCTATTGGCAGGCGGTGTAG
- the ubiE gene encoding bifunctional demethylmenaquinone methyltransferase/2-methoxy-6-polyprenyl-1,4-benzoquinol methylase UbiE codes for MSVVPYKDQNGDKKSQVATMFNNIAGKYDFLNHFLSAGIDIVWRKKAVRLLAPEKPKQVLDIATGTADFAIEALRLNPDKITGVDISEGMLAVGREKLAKRGLQNKIELLYGDSEDLPFEDNSFDAITVAFGVRNFEHLEKGLSEMHRVLKPGGTAVVLEFSKPRSFPMKQLYQFYFKNILPVVGKLVSKDNAAYTYLPESVQAFPDGQDFLNIYQKVGFRSTKWHSLTFGISSIYTGKK; via the coding sequence ATGTCGGTAGTACCTTACAAAGACCAGAACGGCGATAAAAAGTCGCAGGTGGCGACAATGTTCAATAACATTGCGGGCAAGTATGATTTCCTGAACCACTTCTTAAGTGCTGGTATTGATATCGTCTGGCGCAAAAAGGCTGTACGCCTGCTGGCACCTGAAAAGCCGAAGCAAGTACTGGATATTGCCACCGGAACCGCTGATTTCGCCATTGAAGCACTGCGCCTGAACCCAGATAAAATTACGGGAGTCGACATCTCTGAGGGTATGTTGGCCGTAGGACGGGAGAAGCTGGCCAAACGCGGGCTGCAAAACAAAATAGAGCTGCTGTACGGCGATTCGGAAGACCTGCCCTTTGAGGATAACTCCTTTGATGCCATTACGGTGGCGTTTGGCGTGCGTAACTTCGAGCACCTAGAGAAGGGGCTGTCGGAGATGCACCGTGTGCTGAAGCCGGGCGGGACAGCCGTAGTGCTAGAATTCTCCAAGCCGCGCAGCTTCCCAATGAAGCAGTTGTATCAATTTTATTTCAAGAATATACTACCGGTGGTAGGCAAACTCGTTTCTAAGGACAATGCTGCCTATACTTATCTGCCGGAATCGGTTCAGGCGTTTCCGGATGGGCAGGATTTTCTTAATATTTACCAAAAAGTCGGATTTAGAAGCACGAAATGGCATTCACTCACATTTGGAATAAGCTCCATCTACACAGGCAAAAAGTAG
- a CDS encoding peroxiredoxin, with protein sequence MAVLVGKKAPSFRATAVVNGEEFEENFSLEQYLGKKHVLFFFYPMDFTFVCPTEIIAFQERMEEFERKNVAVVGCSTDTHFSHFAWLNTPQDQGGIQGVQYPLVADAAKTIATNYDVLAGHYDYNDAGETIFVGEPVAYRGLFLIDKEGIVRHQVVNDMPLGRSIDEALRMVDALQYFEVKGEVCPANWEEGKEAMQATKEGVSSYLANKSVSN encoded by the coding sequence ATGGCAGTATTAGTAGGCAAAAAAGCTCCTTCTTTCAGAGCTACAGCAGTAGTAAACGGCGAAGAATTTGAGGAGAATTTCTCATTAGAGCAGTACCTGGGCAAGAAGCACGTACTTTTCTTCTTCTACCCAATGGACTTCACCTTTGTTTGCCCAACTGAGATCATCGCTTTCCAGGAGAGAATGGAAGAGTTTGAGCGTAAGAATGTGGCTGTAGTAGGTTGTTCTACCGACACGCATTTCTCGCACTTCGCATGGCTGAACACGCCACAGGACCAGGGCGGTATCCAGGGGGTGCAGTATCCGTTGGTAGCTGATGCGGCAAAAACAATTGCTACAAACTACGACGTGCTGGCTGGCCACTACGATTATAATGATGCAGGCGAGACAATTTTTGTTGGTGAGCCGGTTGCTTACCGTGGCCTGTTCCTGATCGACAAAGAAGGTATCGTGCGTCACCAGGTGGTGAACGACATGCCGCTTGGCCGTTCTATCGACGAGGCGCTGCGCATGGTGGATGCCCTGCAGTACTTTGAAGTGAAAGGTGAAGTTTGCCCTGCCAACTGGGAAGAAGGCAAAGAGGCAATGCAAGCTACAAAAGAAGGTGTATCCAGCTACCTTGCTAACAAATCAGTGAGCAACTAG
- a CDS encoding aspartate kinase, whose amino-acid sequence MSKDRISVYKFGGASVKSAEAFRNLAQIVQTNGSEQRLLLVVSAMGKTTNALEELLNLASQQREYEQAFLQLKAYHQEVLHELFPDRDHPVYQRLDHLFELLHLQLGSTPQNDNFDKVYDQTVSFGELFSSSILHHFLEAQGFPNTLLDSRKYIQTDNNWREARVDWGWSERLIKRDVLPLLQEGLVVTQGFLGGTNNGLTTTLGREGSDFSAAIFAFCLDAEGMYIWKDVPGLLNADPKYFQETVCYAEISYQETVEMAYYGASVIHPKTIKPLANKQIPLYVKSFLNPAGAGTKISDCRFEKFAPAYIIKENQCLVSFSVKDFTFISEQNLGTIFNALSELRIKINVMQNSAISFSICTDYHPTRLHRLIQTLHDQFVIHYNTELRLYTIKNYDADSLAKMLQDKEVLLEQRTRTTFQFVSK is encoded by the coding sequence ATGAGTAAAGACCGGATAAGTGTATATAAATTTGGCGGCGCCTCTGTAAAGAGCGCCGAAGCGTTTCGTAACCTGGCTCAGATAGTGCAAACAAACGGCAGTGAACAGCGCCTGCTGCTGGTCGTGTCCGCGATGGGCAAAACCACCAATGCCCTGGAAGAACTTTTAAACCTGGCAAGCCAGCAACGGGAATATGAGCAGGCGTTCCTGCAACTGAAGGCGTACCACCAGGAGGTACTGCACGAATTGTTTCCGGACCGGGACCATCCTGTTTACCAGCGGCTGGACCACTTGTTCGAGCTGCTGCACCTGCAATTGGGCAGCACACCCCAAAATGACAACTTTGACAAGGTATACGATCAAACCGTAAGTTTTGGCGAACTTTTTTCGTCCTCAATTTTGCACCATTTTCTGGAGGCGCAAGGCTTTCCTAACACCTTGCTGGACAGCCGGAAGTATATCCAGACAGACAACAACTGGCGGGAGGCGCGGGTAGACTGGGGCTGGAGCGAGCGCCTGATCAAGCGCGATGTGTTGCCGCTGCTGCAGGAAGGGCTGGTAGTGACGCAGGGTTTTCTGGGTGGCACCAATAACGGCCTGACCACTACGCTTGGCCGCGAGGGCTCCGACTTCAGCGCCGCTATTTTTGCCTTTTGCCTCGATGCTGAAGGCATGTATATCTGGAAAGATGTGCCGGGCCTGCTCAACGCCGATCCCAAGTACTTCCAGGAAACAGTGTGTTATGCCGAGATATCGTACCAGGAAACGGTGGAGATGGCGTACTACGGCGCTTCGGTTATTCACCCAAAAACAATCAAACCACTGGCAAATAAACAGATACCGCTGTACGTGAAATCGTTTCTGAATCCGGCTGGTGCCGGCACCAAGATAAGCGACTGCCGATTCGAGAAGTTTGCCCCCGCCTATATCATAAAGGAGAACCAGTGCCTGGTATCGTTCAGCGTAAAAGACTTCACCTTTATATCTGAGCAGAACCTGGGCACTATTTTTAATGCACTGTCGGAGCTGCGCATCAAGATCAACGTGATGCAGAACTCGGCCATCTCCTTCTCTATCTGTACCGATTACCACCCCACGCGCCTGCACCGCCTCATCCAGACGCTGCACGACCAGTTTGTGATTCACTATAACACTGAGCTGCGCCTGTACACTATCAAAAACTACGATGCGGATAGCCTGGCAAAAATGCTGCAGGACAAAGAGGTGCTGCTGGAGCAGCGTACGCGCACCACGTTTCAGTTCGTGAGCAAATAG
- a CDS encoding enoyl-CoA hydratase-related protein → MEFILVTPQAQPQVALIQLNRPKELNALNLQLMGELRDALKELDENDDVRAIIITGNARAFAAGADIKQMAGKTAIDMLNVDQFSTWDQIRKTKKPIIAAVSGFALGGGCELAMTCDMIVASETAMFGQPEVKIGVMPGAGGTQRLTKAIGKAKAMEMVLTGKFITADEAEKHGLINRVVPVELYLDEAFRLATEVAQMSPVAAKLAKESVNRSFETNLDEGLHFERKNFYLCFASEDQTEGMNAFVEKRKPEFKGR, encoded by the coding sequence ATGGAATTTATACTTGTAACCCCCCAGGCGCAGCCTCAAGTAGCCTTGATTCAGCTAAACAGACCGAAAGAACTCAATGCCCTGAACCTGCAACTGATGGGCGAACTCCGCGACGCGTTGAAGGAGTTGGACGAGAACGATGACGTGCGTGCTATCATTATTACCGGTAATGCGCGTGCTTTTGCCGCTGGCGCCGACATTAAGCAGATGGCTGGCAAAACGGCCATTGACATGCTGAACGTGGACCAGTTCTCCACCTGGGACCAGATCCGCAAGACAAAGAAGCCGATCATCGCTGCCGTTTCCGGTTTTGCACTGGGTGGTGGCTGCGAGCTGGCCATGACGTGCGACATGATTGTAGCCTCTGAAACGGCCATGTTCGGGCAGCCGGAAGTTAAGATAGGTGTGATGCCGGGTGCAGGCGGCACGCAACGCCTGACCAAAGCCATCGGCAAAGCCAAAGCCATGGAAATGGTGCTGACAGGCAAATTCATTACGGCCGACGAAGCCGAGAAGCACGGCCTGATCAACCGCGTGGTGCCGGTGGAGTTATACTTGGACGAGGCTTTCAGATTGGCTACAGAGGTAGCGCAGATGTCGCCGGTGGCGGCTAAGTTGGCGAAGGAATCGGTGAACCGCTCGTTTGAGACCAACCTGGACGAAGGCCTCCACTTCGAGCGCAAGAACTTTTATCTCTGCTTCGCCTCCGAAGACCAAACAGAAGGCATGAACGCCTTCGTGGAAAAACGCAAGCCCGAGTTCAAGGGAAGGTAA
- a CDS encoding SDR family NAD(P)-dependent oxidoreductase, with product MTKIALITGATSGIGNATALELASKGYRIIATGRRQERLQELQQKLGAEQVYPLMFDVRERETVQQAIDSLPEAWRNVEVLVNNAGNAHGLSPIQDGSLDDWDAMIDINVKGLLYVTKAVLPLLQKAKKAHIVNVGSIAGKEVYPNGNVYCASKHAVDALSKAMRLDLVQQGIKVSEVNPGLVETEFSEVRFKGDSARAATVYQGYEPLQAQDIAELIGFIVTRPAHVNLAEVLVLPTAQASSTIVHKQ from the coding sequence ATGACGAAGATCGCACTTATAACAGGTGCCACTTCCGGGATAGGCAATGCCACAGCCCTGGAACTGGCCAGCAAAGGATACCGTATCATAGCCACCGGTCGACGGCAGGAGCGCCTGCAGGAGTTGCAGCAAAAGCTGGGCGCGGAGCAGGTGTACCCCTTGATGTTCGACGTGCGGGAGCGGGAAACGGTGCAGCAGGCAATAGATAGTTTGCCAGAGGCGTGGCGCAATGTGGAGGTGCTGGTAAACAACGCCGGAAACGCGCATGGCCTGTCGCCGATACAGGATGGCTCCCTGGATGACTGGGATGCAATGATTGACATTAACGTGAAGGGCCTGCTCTATGTCACCAAGGCTGTGCTGCCGTTGCTGCAGAAAGCAAAGAAAGCGCATATCGTGAATGTAGGCTCCATAGCGGGCAAAGAGGTGTACCCGAACGGAAACGTGTACTGTGCCTCCAAGCATGCCGTAGATGCACTCTCTAAGGCCATGCGCCTGGACCTGGTGCAACAGGGTATCAAAGTATCAGAGGTGAACCCGGGGCTGGTGGAAACGGAGTTCTCGGAGGTGCGGTTTAAAGGCGACTCAGCGCGTGCCGCCACTGTGTACCAGGGCTATGAACCGTTGCAGGCCCAGGATATTGCCGAGTTGATCGGCTTTATCGTTACGCGCCCGGCACACGTAAATTTGGCTGAAGTGCTGGTGCTGCCTACCGCACAGGCCTCATCCACCATTGTGCACAAGCAGTAG
- the yihA gene encoding ribosome biogenesis GTP-binding protein YihA/YsxC: MIIKDAKFLMSNTKVEACPAPNKPEYAFIGRSNVGKSSLINMLTEQKSLAKTSGQPGKTQLINHFLINNEWYLVDLPGYGYAKVSKSSREEWRRMINFYLQKRENLTCVFVLIDSRHEPLQVDLDFIDHLGTMGVPFVIVFTKVDKQSALKTDSTIAAYKRKLAETWDELPQMFRTSSEKSTGRDEVLGFIEQVNAQMQNQQ; the protein is encoded by the coding sequence ATGATTATAAAGGACGCGAAATTTTTGATGAGTAATACCAAGGTGGAGGCATGTCCTGCCCCCAACAAACCGGAGTACGCCTTTATTGGCCGCTCTAATGTAGGCAAATCATCGCTCATAAACATGCTGACTGAGCAGAAGAGTTTGGCCAAAACATCGGGGCAGCCGGGTAAAACGCAGCTCATCAACCACTTCCTTATTAATAACGAGTGGTACCTGGTCGATTTACCAGGCTACGGCTATGCCAAGGTGAGCAAAAGCTCGCGCGAGGAGTGGCGCCGCATGATCAATTTTTACCTGCAGAAGCGCGAGAACCTGACCTGCGTGTTTGTGCTCATCGACTCGCGCCATGAGCCCCTGCAGGTAGACCTTGATTTTATTGACCACCTGGGAACCATGGGTGTGCCGTTTGTGATTGTATTTACGAAGGTAGACAAGCAGTCGGCGCTGAAGACAGACTCAACCATAGCTGCCTATAAGCGTAAACTCGCTGAAACCTGGGACGAGCTACCGCAGATGTTCCGTACTTCCTCCGAAAAGAGCACGGGTCGGGACGAGGTTCTGGGCTTTATTGAGCAGGTAAACGCACAGATGCAGAACCAGCAATAG